TGCTTCGCATCGGTACTTTTGCTCTTGTGGGGCTACCACTTGAGGGTTTCCCTTAACATCGAAACGACACGTTCTCACGTTCCGCCTAAATGCCTATAATAGCTTCACGCCATCTTTACGCCGGATATCACGGAAGCAGTAATCAGGTTTCCCTTCCGTTTGTCCCAGAGCAAGGTCAAGACTCTGGTTTCGATATCATCTATTCAGCTTTCGACGCTTCATCGATGGTTCTCTTTCGTTCGTCTCTCTATTACATACCTGACATCTTTAACTATGCCTTTTCCTTTATCGCTTCTCACCAGATCTCTTTAACCCAGCAACATAAAGGTGGTTTGAAGCCTGCGCCTGAACGTCGACTTCGAGGGGCCTACCCTCATCATTTAAACAGCACCAAAGCAATATCATGCTTTGTTCGTGACACACTGTCCTCTGCTGACTTCTGACTAAAGCATACTAGCATCATTATTCTGCTATATGTTTCTTCGCGGGCATTCGCGTATACCTTTGACAGAGTTTAGTCAGATCTCCCCAGGTAAGAACAATAACTTTCACCTCATATATCCGCTACATTTACCATAGTGTTTCCGTACAGTTTGGGGCTTTGGCTTGTTTTGCAGCCTCACCCAACACTTGCGGCCTTGTATGTAGTTTCTGTTCGTCGGACCGAGGTTTTGCCTCAGACTTCCTTCAGATTCCACCTCGCGGTGGACACCCTTGTCCTAAGCTAACACTTCCCACTGCAAAGGCGTGTTCGGGACTTACACCCTAGAGTTATTGCACATGCTGGGCACACAAAAAAAAGAGCGCTGCTTCCGCAACGCTCTTATATCTAATGTCTATTATCTAATATCTAAACCACAATATTAATAATCTTACCCTTCACGAAGATAATCTTCTTAACAGGCTTGCCGTCGATGTACTTCTGCACATCGGCATTTTCTTTAAGGATTGCCTCAACTGCAGATTGGTCAAGATCTAATGCAAGCGGAAGATTCATCTTCATCTTACCATTGATCGAGACAGGATATGCAAACTCGCTCTCGACTAGGTATTCTGGGTTGAATTTAGGATATTCTGCATAAGAAATTGTTCCAGGCGCATTTCCTAATAAGCTCCAAAGCTCCTCGGTGATATGCGGTGCATAGGATTCCAAAACAATAATCAAGTCTTGAAGAATTTTACGCTTATTGCATTTTAAATCTGTTAGTTCATTCACACAGATCATGAACGCAGAAACTGATGTATTGAATGAAAAGCGCTCGATATCTTCTTCTACTTTTTTGATGATCTTATGTAATGCCTTATATTCCGCTTTGCTAGGCTCTTCATCCGATACTTGGAAGTTACCTTCAGCATCATGGAATAGGCGCCATACCTTACGTAAAAATTTATATACACCTTCTATTCCATTGGTATTCCATGGCTTAGCCTGTTCCAATGGACCCAAGAACATCTCATACAGACGTAGGGTATCCGCACCATATTGACTGATGATATCGTCTGGATTGACTACGTTGTATTTTGATTTCGACATCTTCTCTACCTCAGTGCCACAAATGTATTTCCCGTTTTCTAGGATAAACTCAGCATTAGTAAAGTCTGGTCTAAACTCTTTGAATTTTTCTAAATCAAGCACATCGTTGTGGACAATATTTACATCCACATGCAATGGAACCGTGTTATACTGATCTTTTAAACCTAAGGAAACAAAGGTATTCGTCCCGCGACCTTCCTCATCCAATAAACGATAAACGAAGTTTGAACGGCCTTGAATCATACCTTGGTTGATCAACTTCTTGAATGGCTCCTCCTCATTGTGATAACCCATATCTTTCAAGAACTTGTTCCAGAAGCGTGAGTACAACAAGTGGCCCGTAGCATGCTCAGAACCACCGATATATAAATCGACAGCTTTCCAATAATCGACAGCATCCGGCGATGCAAACTGACCCTCGTTTTTAGGATCCATGTAGCGGAACCAATACCATGAAGAACCCGCCCATCCTGGCATCGTGCTCAACTCGTACTCGTACTCATCCTGATATTTCCAGCCCTCGGCGCGACCTAAAGGAGGTTCTCCAGTTTCCGTAGGCAAATACTTGTCGACCTCAGGAAGCAATAATGGAAGCTCCTCTTCTTTGATCAAATAAGGAAGATTGTTTTTGAAATATACCGGCACAGGTTCACCCCAATAACGCTGACGACCAAAAATCGCATCGCGCATACGGAAGTTGATTTTCGCTTTACCCAATTTTAAGGACTCTAAGCGTTCAATTAAGGCAGGTACAGCCTCCTGATACGTCATTCCGTCGATAAAATCAGAATTGATGTATTTTCCATCTTTGTTCGGGTCTGCTGCTTCTGAAATATCTTGCGAATCAGAAATAGGGATAATAGGCAGGTTGAAATGCTTAGCAAATAAGTAATCACGTTGATCGCCCGATGGAACAGCCATAACAGCTCCAGTACCATAACTTGCCAAAACATAGTCTGCAATCCATATTTGTACATCCTCACCGGTGATTGGATGCTTCGCATAAGACCCCGTAAATGCGCCAGATACGGTTTTCGCATCTGCCATACGATCTAGCTCCGATTTCTTCGAGGTCTTCTCAATATACGCCTCTATTTCAGAACGTTGTTCATCCGTAGTTAAAGAAGAAACTAACTCGTGCTCGGGTGCCAAAACCACGAAGCTAACACCAAAAATCGTGTCCACACGGGTCGTGAAGACTTCAATATTTTCATTTAACTGAGGCACTGGGAATTTAACACTTGCCCCAACAGATTTACCAATCCAGTTGCGTTGCATTTCCACCAATGGCTCTGGCCAATCGATGGTATCCAAGCCTCTCAACAATCGGTCTGCATACGCAGTAATGCGCATAGACCATTGCATCATTTTCTTTTGCTCAACAGGAAATCCACCACGCTCGGAAACTCCATTAATTACCTCATCGTTCGCTAACACAGTTCCTAATGCCGGACACCAGTTTACTGTACTTTCACGTAAGTAAGCTAAACGGTATTTTAATAATTCCGTCTGTTGCTCCTCTTCAGAGAATGCATTCCATTCCTCCGCTGTAAAAGATAATACATCCTCATCAGCCTCGGCATGGATGCCTGAAGATCCGTTAGATGCGAAATGTTCTTTCAACGAAGCGATAGACTCTGCTTTGTCGCTCGTTTTATTATACCAAGCATCAAAAGCTTGCATAAAGATCCATTGCGTCCAACGGTAGTAATCCGGATTGGACGTGCGAACCTCGCGACTCCAATCATAGGAGAAACCAATATTATCTAATTGCTCACGATAGCGTTGGATATTCGTCTCCGTTGTAATAGCCGGGTGTTGTCCCGTTTGAATTGCATATTGTTCAGCTGGAAGTCCGAACGAGTCATAGCCCATTGGGTGCAGCACATTGAAGCCTTTAAGACGTTTATAACGTGAGAAAATATCTGAAGCAATGTAGCCAAGTGGGTGCCCTACGTGCAATCCTGCTCCGGACGGATAAGGAAACATGTCAAGAACATAATATTTAGGCTTTTCTGTAGACTCCTCTGTTTTAAAGGTTTGATGGTCTGCCCAATACTTTTGCCACTTTTGCTCAATAGATTGATGATTATACTCCATGATTGTATGTAAGAAATATATAAGAGATGCGAAAATAGCGATTTTAGCCTAATAAAGCATAAAAGTTTTTTATTCTATACAATAAATTCTGATATTCGTTGTTAGAATTTAAGTGAAGGGAAATTATTCGTATCAAGGAATGCTTAATGCTTTTATTACATTAAATATTCGAGGTATGCCACGAATTATGTACTTTCGCATCAGTAAATTAAAACTACTATATGTCAGTGATCGAACAGGGTTCACCAAGAAAAAAAACTAAATCGGTATATGTTTCCACAGTAATCAGTATTGCACTTGTGCTATTGATGACTGGTCTTTTAGGTTTAATACTCGTTCATGCCAAAAACCTCTCCCGTTACGTTAAAGAAAACATCGTATTAAATGTTATCGTGAATGATAATGTTAGTGAAGGTGATGTATTGACGCTACAAAAGGACTTAGAAAAAGACCCTTATGTACTTCGCTCGGAGTATGTGAGCAAGGAACTTGCTGCTAAGAATTTGAAAGAGGATCTAGGCGAAGACTTCGTTGAGTACTTAGGCCATAACCCGCTCCTTCCGTCGGTTGATATCTATTTAAAGGAACAATACGCGAATAGCGATAGTATCCAAACTTTTATTGATAAAGTAGGTAAAAACAGTCGTATCAAAGAGGTTGTGTATCAAGAGTCCTTGATCGACATGGTGAACAAGAATATCCGTATCATCAGTATCGTTATTCTTGCGTTTACTGCTATCCTTTTGATTATCGCCGTAGCATTGATCAACAACACCATTCGATTGGCCATATACTCTCAGCGCTTCTTGATCAAGAGTATGCAACTTATTGGTGCAACCAAGAATTTCATTCGTCGTCCGTACATCATGTATGGAATTGCGCATGGACTAATCGGTTCTTTAATCGCTATTCTTCTTTTAGTGATCACCCTGCATTTTGCGCAGAAGCAAATCCCAGAATTGGTGATCCTACGCAACTGGTATGAGTTTGCTGTTATCTTCATATTCGTTATTGCATTAGGGATTCTAATTGCCGCAGCGAGCACATATTTTGCAGTTACGAAATACTTACGTGCAAAATCAGCTAGTCTATACCGATAATATCAATTGTTAATCTTCATATAATGAGCCAAACAGTTAAGAAAAAAGTAAACAACACAGAAGCTGCTAAAGGGCAGTTTGTATTCCAAAAGATAAACTATCAATTATTTATTCTTGCTATTGTTGTAGTAGCAATAGGCTTTATTTTAATGATGGGTACTGAAGATATCTATAGCTTTACCAA
The DNA window shown above is from Sphingobacterium hotanense and carries:
- a CDS encoding DUF3098 domain-containing protein, encoding MSQTVKKKVNNTEAAKGQFVFQKINYQLFILAIVVVAIGFILMMGTEDIYSFTKITLAPLVVVLGFALGFVAILYKPKNNKAD
- a CDS encoding cell division protein FtsX, which gives rise to MSVIEQGSPRKKTKSVYVSTVISIALVLLMTGLLGLILVHAKNLSRYVKENIVLNVIVNDNVSEGDVLTLQKDLEKDPYVLRSEYVSKELAAKNLKEDLGEDFVEYLGHNPLLPSVDIYLKEQYANSDSIQTFIDKVGKNSRIKEVVYQESLIDMVNKNIRIISIVILAFTAILLIIAVALINNTIRLAIYSQRFLIKSMQLIGATKNFIRRPYIMYGIAHGLIGSLIAILLLVITLHFAQKQIPELVILRNWYEFAVIFIFVIALGILIAAASTYFAVTKYLRAKSASLYR
- the leuS gene encoding leucine--tRNA ligase, with product MEYNHQSIEQKWQKYWADHQTFKTEESTEKPKYYVLDMFPYPSGAGLHVGHPLGYIASDIFSRYKRLKGFNVLHPMGYDSFGLPAEQYAIQTGQHPAITTETNIQRYREQLDNIGFSYDWSREVRTSNPDYYRWTQWIFMQAFDAWYNKTSDKAESIASLKEHFASNGSSGIHAEADEDVLSFTAEEWNAFSEEEQQTELLKYRLAYLRESTVNWCPALGTVLANDEVINGVSERGGFPVEQKKMMQWSMRITAYADRLLRGLDTIDWPEPLVEMQRNWIGKSVGASVKFPVPQLNENIEVFTTRVDTIFGVSFVVLAPEHELVSSLTTDEQRSEIEAYIEKTSKKSELDRMADAKTVSGAFTGSYAKHPITGEDVQIWIADYVLASYGTGAVMAVPSGDQRDYLFAKHFNLPIIPISDSQDISEAADPNKDGKYINSDFIDGMTYQEAVPALIERLESLKLGKAKINFRMRDAIFGRQRYWGEPVPVYFKNNLPYLIKEEELPLLLPEVDKYLPTETGEPPLGRAEGWKYQDEYEYELSTMPGWAGSSWYWFRYMDPKNEGQFASPDAVDYWKAVDLYIGGSEHATGHLLYSRFWNKFLKDMGYHNEEEPFKKLINQGMIQGRSNFVYRLLDEEGRGTNTFVSLGLKDQYNTVPLHVDVNIVHNDVLDLEKFKEFRPDFTNAEFILENGKYICGTEVEKMSKSKYNVVNPDDIISQYGADTLRLYEMFLGPLEQAKPWNTNGIEGVYKFLRKVWRLFHDAEGNFQVSDEEPSKAEYKALHKIIKKVEEDIERFSFNTSVSAFMICVNELTDLKCNKRKILQDLIIVLESYAPHITEELWSLLGNAPGTISYAEYPKFNPEYLVESEFAYPVSINGKMKMNLPLALDLDQSAVEAILKENADVQKYIDGKPVKKIIFVKGKIINIVV